The following are encoded together in the Citrus sinensis cultivar Valencia sweet orange chromosome 1, DVS_A1.0, whole genome shotgun sequence genome:
- the LOC107176696 gene encoding uncharacterized protein LOC107176696 gives MYKPRLDGKYRLRLGDVFDDVDHFRKVLGEVMVDKSFEITKVYNDRRRFYGKCKTDGCPWYMVGDRNVNECDQQMDSRENKEQETFGVRIGNLKLYRARERARTDIHGDHARGYEDFFQYAAVILKYDPGAICKVLCDAVTKPEKVLFQRFFMAFPAQRNVLHNGCRPYIGLDGCHLKSKYGGVLLAAVSMDTNNGMVPLAIGVCEIENTETWIWFLEILYSYFDNGSDQITFCSDRQKGLLGAIGNTWPTAFHRPCARHIYSNFSKDHPGVTLRNLFCRAVSSTNKFDHAAAMEKLKKEKLEAWQWLERELAGFTWSRYEYDKNCKVDRTSNNTSECFNNWILPHRDKPCLTMLEEIRCMFMTLFTERRKEAQSWSNIPSRVKKELDEAYETGSKMTTMASGDLHF, from the exons ATGTATAAGCCAAGGCTTGATGGTAAGTATAGGCTGAGGTTAGGAGACGTGTTTGATGATGTTGACCACTTTAGGAAGGTGTTGGGTGAAGTGATGGTGGATAAAAGCTTTGAAATTACAAAGGTGTACAATGACCGTAGGAGATTTTACGGTAAATGCAAGACTGATGGTTGTCCATGGTATATGGTGGGAG ACCGAAATGTCAATGAATGTGACCAGCAAATGGATAGCAGAGAAAATAAAGAGCAAGAGACATTTGGTGTGAGGATAGGGAATTTGAAGCTGTATAGAGCTAGAGAGAGGGCAAGGACAGACATTCATGGAGACCATGCAAGGGGCTATGAGGATTTCTTTCAATATGCTGCAGTAATTCTGAAGTATGATCCAGGTGCAATTTGCAAAGTACTTTGCGATGCAGTAACTAAGCCAGAAAAAGTGTTATTTCAGAGATTTTTTATGGCATTTCCAGCCCAAAGAAATGTGCTTCATAATGGTTGTAGGCCATACATTGGGTTAGACGGATGTCATTTGAAATCAAAGTATGGTGGAGTTCTCTTAGCTGCTGTAAGTATGGATACTAATAATGGAATGGTTCCATTAGCAATAGGAGTGTGTGAGATAGAGAACACTGAAACTTGGATATGGTTTTTAGAAATTCTGTATTCGTATTTCGATAATGGATCAGATCAGATCACCTTTTGCAGTGATAGGCAAAAGGGTTTGTTAGGAGCAATTGGGAATACATGGCCGACTGCATTTCATAGGCCATGTGCTAGACATATATATTCTAACTTCTCTAAAGATCATCCTGGAGTTACTTTGAGGAATCTGTTTTGTAGAGCTGTCAGTAGCACTAATAAGTTTGACCATGCAGCTGCAAtggaaaagttgaaaaaagagAAGTTAGAGGCATGGCAGTGGTTGGAGAGAGAACTTGCTGGGTTTACTTGGTCAAGATATGAGTATGACAAGAATTGCAAAGTGGATCGCACAAGTAATAACACTTCAGAGTGCTTCAACAACTGGATCTTACCCCATAGAGATAAGCCTTGCCTGACTatgcttgaagaaattcgATGCATGTttatgacactattcacagaaagaagaaaagaagcaCAATCTTGGTCCAATATTCCATCTCGagtgaaaaaagaattagatGAGGCTTATGAGACCGGAAGCAAGATGACTACAATGGCTTCTGGTGATCTTCACT